The sequence below is a genomic window from Mycobacterium heidelbergense.
TGTTCAAGTCGATGGTCTGGCCGCCGCCGATGCCGATCTTGAGGGCGCCGACGTTGGACTGCTCGTTCACGCCGATCCGGTTGATCAGCGGCGTGATGATGCTGTCGGTGAACTTGGTGACCAAAGCGGTGAAGGCAGTACCGATGACCACCGCGACGGCCAGGTCGACGATATTGCCCCGCGAGAGAAACTCCTTGAACCCTTTGAACATGGGATGTCCTTTCTGGACTGGACAGAGCCTGCTATGGCCAGGGACTCAGTGCAGGGTGAGCGTCACCGTCTGACCCAACGCCGAGCCCGCCACCGAATTCGCCACGCGAGCCGGCAGCGCAACTAACACTACGCGGTCGGTATCGGTGGCCTGGACTTTCTGCTTGGCCGACACGAGGACCACGACGGCATCGGTGGCCACCACCCTGGAGGCCGGCTGGGTGGTCCCCGGCGCGTCGGTGGCCGGCGCGGCCAGCACGTCGACCACGTCGCCGACCCGAACCAGGTCGATCAGGGCGCTGTCCGCCAGGTGCAGCGGCACGATGCGGGCGCCGGGGCCGGCCTTCGGTCCGACCGCCGCTTCGGCCAGCCGGCTGCCGAGCAGCCGGACGTCGGTGAGCACCTCGCCACGTCTCGCCGGGCCGGCCAGCGTCGAGCCGACCACCGCGCCGGGGTCGGTCTCCGGCCCGTCGGGAACCGTTGTGGCCAAACGCTTTTCGAGCCGCACGTCATCGGCGGTCAACGCGGCGCCGGGGCGCAGGTCGCGCGCCGCCACCACCACGTCGGCGACATCACCGTCGGGATTCGACCGCAGGGCCGCGACGCCGGCCAACACCACGAGACCGCCCGCGGCCACCCGCCGGGCCAGCACGGTGCGCGTCCAGTCCGGGCGCAGCCACGCCGATAGGCGGCGCAGCGGCGCTGGGTTCAGCGATGACTCCCCCATGCCGCAACGGTAGGCGCGGCGCGGCTCCGGCGGTGCCGGTCACCGATCCCGTTGTGGATAACCGCTAGGACGAGGCCGCCGCGGTGGACGGCGCGGGGGCGCTGCTCGACTTCTCGCTCGAGCCGTTCTTGTCGCCGGACCCGGAACTCGACCCGGCGTCGCTCGTCGAGGACGCGTTGACCGTGCTCGTCGACTTCTTGCCGTCCTCGCGGCTGTCGGTGCGGTAGAAGCCGCTGCCCTTGAACACGATGCCGACGTTCTTGAAGAGCTTGCGCAGCCGTCCGGAGCACTGCTCGCACGTGGTCAGCGCGTCGTCGGTGAAGGCCTGCACCATGTCGAAGCGGTTGCCGCACTCGGTGCACTCGTAGCTGTAGGTCGGCACTCGGAACCTCCATGAATGTTAAAGCCTCGTTAGCACTCTAGCGTGTCTAGTGCTAGAACGGCCGTGTGAACCGTCT
It includes:
- a CDS encoding FmdB family zinc ribbon protein, translating into MPTYSYECTECGNRFDMVQAFTDDALTTCEQCSGRLRKLFKNVGIVFKGSGFYRTDSREDGKKSTSTVNASSTSDAGSSSGSGDKNGSSEKSSSAPAPSTAAASS
- a CDS encoding SAF domain-containing protein codes for the protein MGESSLNPAPLRRLSAWLRPDWTRTVLARRVAAGGLVVLAGVAALRSNPDGDVADVVVAARDLRPGAALTADDVRLEKRLATTVPDGPETDPGAVVGSTLAGPARRGEVLTDVRLLGSRLAEAAVGPKAGPGARIVPLHLADSALIDLVRVGDVVDVLAAPATDAPGTTQPASRVVATDAVVVLVSAKQKVQATDTDRVVLVALPARVANSVAGSALGQTVTLTLH